The proteins below come from a single Sphingobacteriales bacterium genomic window:
- the coaD gene encoding pantetheine-phosphate adenylyltransferase, protein MSKKALFPGSFDPITLGHFDIIIRASALFDKLIVGIGSNSTKPRFFSLEKSLDMIKAVFEDYENIEVISYDNLTVELCQNMNISYIVRGIRNISDFEFERSLASMNRGLNPAIETIFFDSKPEYLPISSTIVREIYRNGGDVSAFLPQKALSFI, encoded by the coding sequence ATGAGTAAAAAAGCACTCTTCCCGGGTTCATTTGATCCGATAACTCTGGGACATTTTGATATTATCATCAGGGCTTCTGCACTGTTTGACAAGCTGATTGTCGGGATTGGCAGTAACTCGACCAAGCCCCGATTTTTCAGCCTCGAAAAAAGCCTCGATATGATTAAAGCTGTTTTTGAAGATTACGAAAATATTGAAGTAATCAGCTACGACAATCTGACCGTTGAGCTTTGCCAGAACATGAATATCAGTTACATCGTCAGAGGGATCAGAAACATCAGCGATTTTGAATTTGAACGTTCACTGGCATCCATGAACAGGGGTTTAAATCCGGCTATTGAAACCATTTTCTTTGATTCAAAGCCTGAATATCTTCCCATCAGCTCAACCATTGTAAGAGAAATTTACCGAAACGGTGGAGATGTATCAGCTTTTCTGCCTCAGAAAGCCCTGAGTTTTATCTGA